The proteins below are encoded in one region of Desulfonatronum thioautotrophicum:
- a CDS encoding type II toxin-antitoxin system RelE/ParE family toxin, producing MPRWTIRLALKADQDMAEIIAWTAEHFGSRQAMMYAETLTLALEALFDGPGTIGARRRDDIQPGVSLLHVARQGRRGRHFIVFRPGKGHVIEVLRILHDSMDISRYLDG from the coding sequence ATGCCGCGTTGGACAATACGCCTCGCTCTGAAGGCGGATCAGGACATGGCCGAAATCATCGCCTGGACAGCGGAACATTTCGGTTCCCGCCAGGCGATGATGTATGCCGAAACCCTGACCCTGGCCCTGGAGGCCTTGTTCGATGGGCCGGGTACCATCGGGGCCAGACGTCGGGACGACATCCAGCCAGGCGTGTCGCTGCTGCATGTCGCACGCCAGGGACGACGCGGTCGACACTTCATTGTCTTTCGCCCCGGCAAAGGGCACGTCATCGAAGTGCTTCGCATACTGCATGACAGCATGGATATTTCGCGGTATCTCGACGGTTGA